The following coding sequences lie in one Arachis ipaensis cultivar K30076 chromosome B05, Araip1.1, whole genome shotgun sequence genomic window:
- the LOC107640904 gene encoding uncharacterized protein LOC107640904: MASTVAAIGAVAAATSRAKGRMKQQARVSNDSGDGNQGGSDVPSTVAPVEIVSYLELTNTGQIAGESSRRTEVARSDRRKSFTKKERKKTKITPRGQSFKRGRYATSCSQRRINDRRNDNRLGLNSEGQISTQPEDLKCQKCKMYHLNRPCRAGLGVSYECGKPGHINQDCPYRKRREAAESNSQT, from the coding sequence ATGGCGAGTACTGTTGCTGCCATTGGCGCTGTGGCTGCTGCGACTAGCCGAGCAAAAGGTAGGATGAAGCAACAAGCTAGAGTTAGCAATGACAGTGGTGATGGAAATCAAGGTGGAAGTGATGTCCCGAGTACAGTGGCACCAGTGGAAATAGTGAGTTATCTGGAGTTAACTAACACGGGTCAAATAGCGGGCGAAAGCTCAAGAAGGACTGAGGTGGCTAGGAGTGACCGCCGGAAATCTTTCaccaagaaagagagaaagaagacaAAGATTACACCAAGGGGCCAAAGTTTCAAGAGGGGCCGTTATGCCACTTCATGTTCTCAACGCCGGATTAATGACCGAAGGAACGACAACCGTCTGGGTCTGAATTCAGAAGGGCAGATTAGTACTCAACCGGAAGACTTAAAGTGTCAGAAATGCAAAATGTATCATCTAAATAGACCATGCAGGGCCGGACTAGGTGTATCTTACGAATGCGGGAAGCCGGGGCATATAAATCAAGATTGTCCATACAGGAAACGCCGAGAGGCAGCCGAATCTAATTCTCAGACCTGA
- the LOC107643834 gene encoding heavy metal-associated isoprenylated plant protein 19 isoform X2 — protein MTEKYCCMILRINVDCNACCRKLRRIILRMKEIETHLIEKQQRRVCVCGRFDPAEVAIKIRKKMNRRVEILEVQDFEGGGEDENEQPEKAERAEPTERTDRPRVPMVVYPGQIPSYYSTMHVA, from the exons ATGACTGAAAAG TATTGTTGCATGATTTTGAGAATCAATGTTGACTGCAATGCTTGCTGCCGAAAATTAAGGAGAATTATTCTAAGGATGAAAG AGATTGAGACCCATCTGATTGAGAAGCAGCAACGCAGGGTATGCGTATGTGGCAGATTTGATCCAGCAGAGGTTGCTATAAAGATAAGGAAGAAGATGAACCGTCGAGTTGAGATACTTGAAGTTCAAGATTTCGAAGGTGGTGGTGAAGACGAGAACGAACAACCGGAAAAAGCAGAGAGAGCAGAGCCAACAGAGAGAACAGACAGACCTCGGGTTCCGATGGTGGTGTATCCTGGTCAAATCCCTTCATATTATTCAACCATGCACGTAGCATA G
- the LOC107643834 gene encoding heavy metal-associated isoprenylated plant protein 19 isoform X1 has protein sequence MTEKYCCMILRINVDCNACCRKLRRIILRMKEIETHLIEKQQRRVCVCGRFDPAEVAIKIRKKMNRRVEILEVQDFEGGGEDENEQPEKAERAEPTERTDRPRVPMVVYPGQIPSYYSTMHVA, from the exons ATGACTGAAAAG TATTGTTGCATGATTTTGAGAATCAATGTTGACTGCAATGCTTGCTGCCGAAAATTAAGGAGAATTATTCTAAGGATGAAAG AGATTGAGACCCATCTGATTGAGAAGCAGCAACGCAGGGTATGCGTATGTGGCAGATTTGATCCAGCAGAGGTTGCTATAAAGATAAGGAAGAAGATGAACCGTCGAGTTGAGATACTTGAAGTTCAAGATTTCGAAGGTGGTGGTGAAGACGAGAACGAACAACCGGAAAAAGCAGAGAGAGCAGAGCCAACAGAGAGAACAGACAGACCTCGGGTTCCGATGGTGGTGTATCCTGGTCAAATCCCTTCATATTATTCAACCATGCACGTAGCATAG